The following coding sequences are from one Sciurus carolinensis chromosome 11, mSciCar1.2, whole genome shotgun sequence window:
- the Psmd13 gene encoding 26S proteasome non-ATPase regulatory subunit 13 has protein sequence MKDVPGFLQQSQSSGPGQAAVWHRLEELYTKKLWHQLTLQVLDFVQDPCFAQGDGLIKLYENFISEFEHRVNPLSLVEIILHVVRQMTDPNVALTFLEKTREKVKSSDEAVILCKTAIGALKLNIGDLQVTKETIEDVEEMLNNLPGVTSVHSRFYDLSSKYYQTIGNHASYYKDALRFLGCVDIKDLPVSEQQERAFTLGLAGLLGEGVFNFGELLMHPVLESLRSTDRQWLIDTLYAFNSGDVDRFQTLKTAWGQQPDLAANEAQLLRKIQLLCLMEMTFTRPANHRQLTFEEIAKNAKITVNEVELLVMKALSVGLVRGSIDEVDKRVHMTWVQPRVLDLQQIKGMKDRLEFWCTDVKSMEMLVEHQAHDILT, from the exons ATGAAGGATGTACCGGGCTTCTTACAGCAGAGCCAGAGCTCCGGCCCCGGGCAGGCAGCCGTGTGGCACCGTCTGGAGGAGCTCTACACGAAGAA GTTATGGCATCAGCTGACACTTCAGGTGCTTGATTTTGTGCAGGATCCATGCTTTGCTCAAGGAGATGGTCTCATTAAA CTTTATGAAAACTTCATCAGTGAATTCGAACACAg gGTGAACCCTTTGTCTCTGGTAGAAATAATTCTTCATGTGGTGAGACAAATGACTG ATCCTAACGTGGCTCTTACATTTCTGGAAAAGACTCGTGAGAAG GTGAAGAGCAGTGACGAGGCTGTGATCCTCTGTAAAACAGCGATCGGAGCTCTGAAGTTAAACATCGGGGACCTTCAGGTCACCAAG GAAACAATCGAAGATGTTGAAGAAATGCTCAACAACCTGCCTGGTGTGACGTCAGTTCACAGTCGTTTCTACGATCTCTCCAGTAAATACTATCAAACAATTGGAAACCATGCATCCTACTACAAAGATGCCCTGCGGTTTCTTGGCTGTGTCGACATCAAGGATCTGCCAG TGTCTGAGCAGCAGGAGAGAGCCTTCACACTGGGACTCGCAGGACTTCTTGGAGAGGGAGTTTTTAACTTTGGAGAACTC CTCATGCACCCTGTGTTGGAGTCCCTGAGGAGCACTGACCGGCAGTGGCTGATCGACACACTCTATGCCTTCAACAGTGGTGATGTAGACAGGTTCCAGACTCTGAAGACTGCCTGGGGCCAGCAG CCTGACTTAGCAGCCAACGAGGCACAGCTTCTGAGGAAGATCCAGCTCTTGTGCCTGATGGAG atgacaTTCACACGGCCAGCCAACCACAGACAGCTCACTTTTGAAGAAATTGCCAAAAATGCTAAAATCACAGTGAACGAG GTGGAGCTGCTGGTGATGAAGGCGCTTTCAGTGGGGCTGGTGAGGGGCAGCATAGACGAGGTGGACAAGCGAGTGCACATGACCTGGGTGCAGCCCCGTGTGCTGGATTTGCAGCAG ATCAAGGGGATGAAGGACCGCCTGGAGTTCTGGTGCACTGATGTGAAGAGCATGGAGATGCTGGTGGAGCACCAGGCCCATGACATCCTCACCTAG